A section of the Saccharopolyspora gregorii genome encodes:
- a CDS encoding dihydrofolate reductase, with amino-acid sequence MIGLVWAQSTTGVIGRDGTMPWHLPEDLKHFRTTTAGATVLMGRRTWESLPPRFRPLPGRRNLVLSRTPQDGAETFPDLAAALAAAEGDVWVIGGAAVYRAALPLADRIVVTEIRERFDGDTVAPDVGRPPDSTGDWQESSTGLHYRFLTWG; translated from the coding sequence GTGATCGGCCTCGTCTGGGCCCAGTCGACGACCGGTGTCATCGGCCGCGACGGCACCATGCCCTGGCACCTGCCGGAGGACCTGAAGCACTTCCGCACCACGACCGCGGGCGCGACCGTGCTGATGGGCCGGCGCACCTGGGAATCGCTGCCGCCGCGGTTCCGCCCGCTGCCGGGCCGCCGCAACCTGGTGCTCTCGCGCACCCCGCAGGACGGCGCGGAGACCTTCCCCGACCTGGCCGCGGCGCTCGCCGCGGCGGAGGGGGACGTGTGGGTGATCGGGGGTGCCGCGGTGTACCGGGCGGCGCTGCCGCTCGCGGACCGGATCGTGGTCACCGAGATCCGGGAGCGCTTCGACGGCGACACCGTCGCGCCCGACGTGGGCCGCCCGCCGGACTCGACCGGGGACTGGCAGGAGTCCAGCACGGGGCTGCACTACCGCTTCCTCACCTGGGGCTGA
- a CDS encoding HD domain-containing protein produces the protein MDDEDLIAERTPLPDAIGGRLREQLVFLAEVDKLKTVLRQSPLAAADRRENDAEHSWHLALMVSVLAEHSDEPIDVGRTVELVVLHDLVEIYAGDTPLYDDAGRESQQEREEAAADRLFGLLPADQAARFRGLWDEFESRGSPEARFAKAVDRVQPLLLNWLARGGTWRTPGVTADTVRARKAVIGKASTPLWTMVQELIGEGERRGWVSPGE, from the coding sequence GTGGACGACGAAGACCTGATCGCCGAGCGCACCCCGCTGCCCGACGCCATCGGCGGGCGGCTGCGGGAACAGCTGGTGTTCCTCGCCGAGGTGGACAAGCTCAAGACCGTGCTGCGCCAGTCCCCGCTGGCCGCGGCGGACCGCAGGGAGAACGACGCCGAGCACTCCTGGCACCTGGCGCTGATGGTGTCGGTGCTGGCCGAGCACTCCGACGAACCGATCGACGTCGGGCGCACCGTCGAACTCGTCGTGCTGCACGACCTGGTCGAGATCTACGCCGGGGACACCCCGCTCTACGACGACGCGGGCCGGGAGAGCCAGCAGGAGCGCGAGGAGGCCGCCGCCGACCGGCTGTTCGGCCTGCTGCCCGCCGACCAAGCGGCGCGCTTCCGCGGCCTGTGGGACGAGTTCGAGTCCCGCGGTTCACCGGAGGCGCGCTTCGCGAAGGCCGTGGACCGGGTGCAGCCGCTGCTGCTGAACTGGCTGGCGCGCGGCGGCACCTGGCGGACGCCCGGCGTCACCGCCGACACCGTGCGCGCCCGCAAGGCCGTGATCGGCAAAGCCTCCACTCCGCTGTGGACGATGGTGCAGGAGCTGATCGGCGAGGGCGAGCGCCGCGGCTGGGTCAGCCCGGGGGAGTGA
- a CDS encoding S8 family peptidase, protein MSPQRSTPRPRGKHLRLAGSALALSLLVPAVAAVPTGVAPAATAAPGATPAHFVVLGPTGDGLRLTEDSVRAVGGSVVHSWPQIGVVLATSTDPGFAAVVRAQPAVDQAGASRNLAEQLPPAAPSTRLEVLEGTAAPGPATAAADREPLEADQWDLPLIGADRAHEISTGSPDVTVGVLDYGIDPEHPDLKPNLDLSKSVSCARDGIPDTAVEAWAPADDTQAHGTHVAGTIAAARNGVGVAGVAPDTSLASVRVIDDDGFIYPEYAVCGFLWAAEHDIDVTNNSYFVDPWYLWCESDPDQRAGAEAVRRAVAYAAGHDVVTVAAAGNSGWDLSQPIHDTDSPNNGGPQQDRWAGHDCAALPGELPGVVAVSSVGSDAVKSYFSNYGLGSVAVTAPGGDARQIPQTPSANGRILSSVPGGGWGWMQGTSMASPHAAGVVALLRATHPEWSAPQVTGALSGQADALPCPEGYDPDGDGQPDAVCAGGATGAGFYGAGLIDALDAVR, encoded by the coding sequence GTGTCACCACAACGATCGACACCGCGCCCGCGCGGGAAGCACCTGCGCTTGGCGGGTTCCGCGCTGGCGCTGAGCCTGCTGGTCCCGGCCGTCGCCGCCGTCCCGACCGGCGTCGCCCCGGCCGCCACCGCCGCGCCGGGGGCGACGCCCGCCCACTTCGTGGTGCTGGGCCCCACCGGCGACGGGCTGCGCCTGACCGAGGACTCGGTGCGCGCCGTCGGCGGTTCCGTCGTGCACAGCTGGCCGCAGATCGGCGTCGTGCTCGCCACCTCCACCGACCCCGGGTTCGCGGCCGTCGTGCGCGCGCAACCCGCGGTCGACCAGGCGGGGGCCAGCCGGAACCTGGCGGAGCAGCTGCCGCCCGCAGCCCCCAGCACCCGGCTGGAGGTGCTGGAGGGGACCGCCGCGCCAGGACCCGCCACCGCCGCCGCGGACCGGGAACCGCTGGAAGCCGACCAGTGGGACCTGCCGCTGATCGGGGCCGACCGGGCGCACGAGATCTCCACCGGCAGCCCGGACGTCACCGTCGGCGTCCTCGACTACGGCATCGACCCGGAACACCCCGACCTGAAGCCGAACCTGGACCTGTCGAAGTCGGTGAGCTGCGCCCGCGACGGCATCCCGGACACCGCGGTCGAGGCGTGGGCCCCGGCCGACGACACCCAGGCGCACGGCACCCACGTGGCGGGCACCATCGCCGCCGCCCGCAACGGGGTCGGCGTGGCGGGCGTCGCCCCGGACACGAGCCTCGCCTCGGTGCGGGTGATCGACGACGACGGGTTCATCTACCCCGAGTACGCGGTGTGCGGGTTCCTGTGGGCCGCCGAGCACGACATCGACGTCACGAACAACTCCTACTTCGTGGACCCCTGGTACCTGTGGTGCGAGAGCGACCCGGACCAGCGCGCGGGCGCGGAAGCGGTGCGCCGGGCCGTGGCCTACGCGGCGGGGCACGACGTGGTGACGGTCGCGGCGGCGGGCAACAGCGGCTGGGACCTGTCGCAGCCGATCCACGACACGGACAGCCCGAACAACGGCGGGCCGCAGCAGGACCGGTGGGCCGGGCACGACTGCGCGGCGCTGCCCGGTGAGCTGCCGGGCGTGGTCGCGGTGTCCTCGGTGGGTTCGGACGCGGTGAAGTCGTACTTCTCGAACTACGGGCTCGGTTCGGTCGCGGTGACCGCGCCGGGCGGGGACGCGCGGCAGATCCCGCAGACGCCGTCGGCGAACGGCCGCATCCTCTCCAGCGTTCCCGGCGGCGGCTGGGGCTGGATGCAGGGCACCTCGATGGCCTCCCCGCACGCGGCGGGCGTGGTCGCGCTGCTGCGCGCCACCCACCCGGAGTGGAGCGCCCCGCAGGTCACCGGCGCGCTGTCGGGGCAGGCCGACGCGCTGCCGTGCCCGGAGGGCTACGACCCGGACGGCGACGGGCAGCCGGACGCGGTGTGCGCGGGCGGTGCGACCGGCGCCGGGTTCTACGGCGCGGGGCTCATCGACGCGCTCGACGCGGTCCGCTGA